The DNA region TGAAGAGCAGCCTGGAAGTTGGCTCTTTGTTTTTTACGCTAACAAGATACAGAGATGAGCACCAGTCGTGGTTCGCCTTAAGCCGAGCCCTATTTTTAGAGTGTGagaaacacacatatatgcagACAATAAACCATTCAGTGTTTGCGATCAAACGTCCGAGCATGcacatcatcttcttcttcttcttctccattctCTTTTCTCAGTCCGACGCAGAGATCTAGCATGTTCTGTAGGTTTTTCCGGTATGTGGGCCGACCCCCAGCCCTTCCCTGTCCTGAGCCCCTGTGCCTTTGAGGGCGGAAGTGCATGGATCCCTGATGTTGGTGTGGAGCCAGGTTGCCCCTGGctcccaccacctccatctctcctctcctctcctctcctctcctccctcacccAGCCACATCTCTAGGGTCAGCTCAGCTCCAGATTGGCCCCCACGCATGCCTTTGAATGGTGGGGCTTAGGCAAGCGCTTTAAAAGGAAGCCCAAGTCTGTTTCCCATTTCACCCCCTCCctacccccccccaccacctcctttctttctttctctcacatacacacacagctgtcatcTGGCTTTTTAAGTTCTGTGCTGCATTTCTCCAGCTGGAGCTGGTTTATGACATTCCCTCGGCAGACTCTTTGgcctctcgctctctttctcacacacacacacacacacacacacacacacacacacacacacacacatgaacacaaagtcattttttcctgttctgttctttctctcctctccctccactgTCTCCTATTCCTCACATTCCCCTGCAGACGCCGTGGATGTGCGTTTACACCACTTGGTATGTTTGGAGGCAAAGAGGGAGcaaagtcacacacatacacacaccatgTGTTAGCAGTCTAGAGAGGGGGGGGTAGGGGGGAgcaagcagaggagagagagagagagagaggggaaaaaaagaagagaaagagagggaaaaaaagaagtcaaaggAAGCATCTCTTAGCAACCACAGGACAGTAATTACTGTAGCAGCAGCTGGGAGCAAACCAGATTTCCGCTGTGCGTTAAAGCACTGGCGTGGGCTACTTTACACACGGCACTGACTAACCAGAGCCAGCAGCCTCCTCCACacgcagagcagagagagggagagggtgggagaaggagaagagaggaggactaaCCCTGCCTTGATGAGGTCGGGGTGTGTGTGGGAAAAGAGGGACAGCTAGCCAGTGTGTACAACGGCTCGAATATGGTCGGATGAAACTCGTACGTGTGAAGATAACTCGGCGTGCGTCCATGTTTGTGTATTTCTGAAGACCTCGAAGACCCTTTATTTTTGCAGTTTATTTGGATCATTTTCAGACTGTAATGAGAAAAGAAGGCACAACTTTGAATTTAATCACCCCCTAATTCTGCTTATTTTCATGTAATTTGCATACGTAGCTGGAAATTATTATACAGATGGTTGTTGCTGAAACAACGCTGGACGTGAAATATCATCACGCAGCTCTCGATGTAATAACTGACAATCCTCCCCCATCTCTCATCACCTCTGCACGCATGAATCATGAATAGCCATCACTTTTGATGTTGTTGCCATGAGTACTGAAGTATTATACCACTTCTTTTGgatctattattttatttctagaAACACCTTTTTctgctgtgttttattttaaactgtGTTTGATGCCGACATTCACAAGATGTTATTTATAGACACCACCTTCTGATTGATGTCAACAGTGAGCTTACCTCTTGTAATTATCTGATCGTTTGGCGTGAGGTGGAAGGAATGTTCGCTCggttttctcttctttctttctttttttattcgcATGTTTCAAGTGCCTCTTTTTTTAGGCTTGTGTTTGTAGATTTTGCATCAGTTAAAATGTTTGTGGGAACACATGCAAGGCTGATGGGAACTGGGAGTTCTTAACAGAAGGGCCTTGAGTCATCACCACACAGCACAGTCATTTGGCCAAGCGTGGGCACGGGATGCCCCCTGGTGGTTGCAAGtggaacacacacacggccTACACACCCCGAGTCAAAACAGTTGTGGTCAAGAAAACGGACTTAATCGACCATCAGGGCTTTGACGGTTTGATGTTGACATAGAATGATAGATGTTAAGGGCGTCAACCAATACTTAACTTAAGTGAATTGATGAATCACGTcagatgttttgtgtttctttgatgTGCGTCTTTCTGAGGGAAAACATGGGTTTTTCTACAAATTAATTTCCCGTAACTATCAAACTTACTTTATATTTGTATCTGTATTTCTCTAGGTGTGTGACGAGCCTCCCTCCATCTGTACCCCAATGAAAGAGCCCTTCTCTCCCCTGAACAACGTCGTCTCCACCGAGCCATTCAGGGGCTGCTACGTCCGCGCCCAACCCTTCGACGAGTTCCCCTCCAGCAACCGCCGCTATCTGCCTCCACAGGTCCGCCTCTCCTCCACACAACTAAATCGCATCTCCAAAATTTGAATTATAAGTTCCTCAAAAATTGTATCTCATTGTTATGAAAATGTGGAGTCCCAACTAATTCTCAATTTCACCTCATTTAAAGGTCTCCTTCAAGACGACTCGTCATGTCAGCTTTCACATGGACGAAGAGGAGATCGTTCGCATCAACCCACGCAAAGACGTGCTCATCCGCGGCTATGAGGACTACCGCCACCCTGTCATGTGGAAACAGGAGGCCGACCGCGAGGACATGGACTTCCCCACCGCCTTCCACAAACTGGACAGTAAGAAGTGCGAGTACCTCTTTCCCGACGGCCCTTGTGGGGACTCTCACTCTGGCCCCGGTATGGGCATTGGAACAGGTATGGGGCTGGGTCTGGGCAAGGACACAGCCATCAAGACTCAGCCCTCGCCCCTGCTCAAGTCCAAGAAGGGCCGTCGGCGGCGAGAGGACGGCGAGCGCTCGCGCTGCATCTACTGTCGGGAGATGTTCAACCACGAGGACAACTGGCGGGGGCAGTGCCAAGACGCCCCCGACCCGATCAAGCAGTGCATCTACAAAGTCAGCTGCATGCTGTGCGCCGAGAGCATGCTGTACCACTGCATGTCCGACTCCGAGGGCGACTTCTCGGACCCCTGCTCGTGTGACACGTCCGACGAGCAGTTCTGCCTGCGCTGGCTGGCCCTGGTGGCGTTGTCATTCATCGCGCCCTGCATGTGCTGCTACCTGCCTCTGCGCGCCTGCCACCACTGTGGCGAGGCCTGCCGCTGCTGCGGGGGCAAGCACAAGGCCGCGGGGTGACCCGACGACGGACTCTGGGACACCCTCAAAGCTAGCTAACACAGGAAGTGGATAAAAGCGGAAAATTAAAAAGCCGGCATCCTTTTTTCATTCCCCTCTCAGACGGGGTGATATGTTGTTGATCCCCAGCTCTGAGGGCTTTTGGAGatttcagtttgtgtttgtcgCCGACAAGCAGCGGTGGAGGACAAACCATATGCTTTGTGGGAGCTCTGAGCATCAAGCTAAGTTCAGGAGCTTAatctgaggaggagaggaggaggcagcgTCAAGATTAATAGACTTGGAGATGTTACTAAACACacctgtacacacaaacacacacacacacccatacacacctctctctcacattcacactcaTGCATTGACGAAGCCAGGCCACAAACTCTACTACAAGAAATGTGTAACATTATGAAGGAAAATTGTCTTTTGTACAGAGAGCGACAacttaatgacaaaaaaaagaaaacaaaactattcTGCGTTCAGAAAAACTACTTGCTGTTTGCTAAAAGGGATATGTTCTTGCTTTTTTGTGAATTTACAGTTGGGTAACAGTGGCCTTTCCTTCATGGCTTAAGCATTTGCTGACAATGTAATTACTAGACAGAGAAAAGTGCACTAGAAATGgtaccccccccccaacccagAGTAAAGGTAACCCTCTCAAATTCTTGTGGTACATTAACCACCAGATGTAGTGTAATTTTAACATTTGAGAGCTGTTGCTGTGGTGGATGTTTGGCCAATTCcttgttttccttttcattgaatgttgaaaaaaatcaaaaaggtaacagcttgttttttttgaaGGTGCAGATTTTGACATTCATTAAGAAGACGTTAAAGCGATTACCTTGCTTTCCCGAGGTGATTCAGACCATTTGATTGCATTCCAAAATAAAGGGATCGATTCCATGATtagaagggaaaaaaatggtAACGACTTTACCATGCCGAGTTCCCCAaaatagtctttttttccacGTCATGAAAATAGCATTAGAACCTCTTGAACCATTTAAATTGAAACCGACACATGACAATTTCATTTACTCCAGTGGATCTCAGTTTTAGTCCAGTTATTTACTGCTGTAGTGAAattggtgtttttgtttcttatttgttatttttcctgctcattttttataattatttttttgaaacAAAAGCTGAAATGTTGCTCAACCAGCAAGTTTTGTTTCGGTGAGTAAAAAAGGGGTTTCAGTGCTCCTTGGGTTAAATGATGAGGCACTTAAATTAGGTTATTCTTTTATTGAGAATCCCTCCGATTTTAAAATTTGtctgtacatacatttgaaaCATTCAATTTTGGCGTGGGGGAAAAACCCTCCTGAAAGCACTGCTCTCCAAGCTTTGGTTGCAGCACCCTCTCCAAATTTCCATGTTTGTCCCATGAAtcagtttctttttgttttcttttattttcctgtGTAAATGTAGTATTTCTTTGTTCCTCAAAAGTCCACTCCTTCTTCCGTATGTCTTCATTTAACAGGccctgaatgaatgaatgcattgTTTCAGGAATGCTGAGTATCTtagctattaaaaaaaaaacataaaggtgttatgtatgtgtatgtgtgtgtgtgtgtgcataggtCTTCATATGCACTGCTGATTCGGTGTCATGTAACGTCACCACTGACTACTTGATTAAGGCTTTGACTTTGCCCTGTTTCCCGAAGCGTCTTTGTCTATTGAACAAAAAGAgactgttaaaggaatagttcgacattttgggaaattcacgtatttgttttccttccgaaggttggatgagaagattgatttTACTGTTGTATCTGTGTGTTGTTAAGCTGGAGTTAGCAGCTCGTAAATggggctagcctggctctgtccaaatgtaacaaaatcCTCCTCCCACCACcgctaaagctcactaattaacacatattACAAGTGTAAAAATGATAGTTTGTTGTTTTACTTGGTTGTCAAGTGTGGGACTATTTCTCGGATGGGCACAGGGACTTCCTGGAGTCCCGTTGTCACCATGAGGTTGCCATGCAAAAACTCTCGGAAGTTACCGTGCCTGAAGAAGAAATAGTCCCACACATAACCCCCCGTAGAACCGCATCTTGTcattgttacactttgtttttttagattaaacaatatataaaatgtgttagttagtgagctttagcggtggtggtggtaggAGGACTTTGttatctttggacagagccaggctagcttgcttccagtctttatgctaagctaagctaagctaagctaagcagctgcTGGCTctgtattcatatttaacagcgtggtatcaatcctctcatctaactctcaacaaGAGAGTAAATAAGCATAATTCCCCAAAGGTCAAACTCCTTTAAAAGATCCTTTGGGAAACAGGGAGTCTAGTTTGTGTTTGATTTCCCACCCAAAAGAGTAGAACACTTTAAATTATCTTGCTCACAAGACCATTGTTGATTCAAAACTAGtctgaacaacaacaaattcCCATCAGTTTTGGACGTCTGGCTGCAATAACTGATGAAGTTATCCCCAAACTAATGTTTGAAATTAGTGCTAATTGTGATTCGCCTCAGTATTTAACAGCAGATTTGATACAACATCCCATGTGCTGTTGCTAACAGATATGcatctcctctcacctcccGTCACTCCTAGTTAAAAAAATAACGTAGTGGCGCCTCGGTCCTCGACGAGATTTATTTTCCTAATTCCACCCCCCCGACCGACGCTCCCTTTACTTTCTATGCAAACTTTCTAACGTGGGAAAACACATTGACCTCTCTGCAGACTGAGTCAGTGACGGGACACGACACTTTAACGCTACATAGGTAGACGACCAACCCCTGGTACCAAACTCCAAAACAAACCTGTAAATACTTAACACTATATTTAAgttctgataataataatcccagctttttctttttgtctttgaaATTTTTAAAGATAGAGCTGTATTTATCGTTGCTGTcagcatatactgtagcttCAATTGACAGCATTATGTACATAGGTCACCTTTTAGTATTATTTCACATTGAAAAGTAGAGGATGGAAATGACTATTGAGCTTCTAATAGAGTTTCTCTCTAGTTTTGTACGGTAGAAGGAAGGATAGTGCTAACACGGTACAGTAGTGGCAGTCCACTTGTTTCAAAAgtttgatatataaatatatatatacatacatgcatataaAGCTGCTAGATACAATCACTAATTTTATTGTGTTGACAGAGAAAAATCAGCTATGAACGACTGTTAAACCCTAATTCTCCAACAGCATATAACCATGACAGtgagtttttaaatgtttgattgCTCTGTgtgatgtgcatgtgtgtgggtgcgCGAATGTTACTATATACGTGCGTTCATGTGTGCccacgactgtgtgtgtgtgtgtgtgtgtgtgtgtgtgtgttagtttgcTGGCCGTGTGCGTGCGGGGATGGTGTGTAACCAAATGTTTGGTTGGTTGTCATATTCTCCCATTGTAATTGGATATGCCCTGCGTTATTGCAAGCTGAACCAAGGTTTGATGAACCTGATTAAAACTTGCTGGCTGAGAAGCAAAAATGTAGGACGTGCATTTATACAAAGTGTAGAGAATGCTGAAATAACACTTCTCATTCTGCATTAACCAGCACAGTGCAACTTCCTGTCatgtactgtattatatatgcaacatgtgtctgtctgctttaatatatatatttttttgaccTGCATTATATAAGACTTCAGTTTTAACCACTTTGCTGCTAGTCTTTTATCCTCTTTCAATCTTGGAAAAGTGTGCATATCTTTGGGGAATGCATATACAAGTGTACATTCTTGACATTGTGTAgattaaacaaaaagaaaaaaagctataTAAACCTGTTTCTCTTCAGTGTATTGTTTTAAAAACGGTTACTTTTCACAGCAGTTGAGTGGTTATGTTTCAATTCTCCGATGCTTTGGTGCACTGATGATACTATATGTAAGCTTTTTTTCATCTTACAGCGCTTGATGTAACATTTATGTGATTAGTTCTAAATAGTGGAAGACATTTGTGTTTTGAAACTTGCAGTATAAATGGTACTACTCTTAACTATTCTGTAAACACTgcctgttttctttcctttttctttcactctctctttgtatatatttctttccTGTGCatctattttttccccccttgaAGTTTCTTAGTGCCATCGGCTTTCACATCCTGACAACCTCAAAAAAGTGCCTCACGTCCATCCTAGTTTCCATTTTATAATTTAACATCTCTCGTTCTGGTTCTGTTGGTTTCATTCAATACGTCTAGGTATTTCTTCTCATGGTTCGAGAATACCAAGTATATGATTTATAGTCCCAATAACTCATGTCATagttgtattttctttatacagATGTAGCTCGTTACttttcataaatatataatgtaaatatgCATACATATGTTTGTAACTGTTTTTATGTTACATCATACACTTGTAATTTGACATATCAAATAACATTATCATAAtaaaatggtgagttttaaTCTTTTGCTGTGTAGGCATCATTGTGTTTCTTGTAAATCAATCCTTTGAACAGAAAGGAGTGTTGTATCGCGAAGACAAACCCGAGTGCACATGCTGTGCAAGTGTACTGTGATTAGGAGTCCATTTAAATATCCTTCTTCCTCTTTTAGTAGTTCAACTATCAAGACTGAAATCTCCAGCAAATTCTACTTCTGCATTTTCAAAGACACGCCGGTACTAATGTGTGTAAAATCCAGACGGCTAAATTTGACCGGAAATATGAAAAGTAGAGCTGAAACTATTTGTTCTAACAGAAAACATATCTGCTACAATTCTGATTATCAATTAATGTGTGGGTCGTTTAGGTCAAttgtcaagcaaaaatgccGAACATTATTTGGTTCAGCTTCATAAATGTGTGACAGTAATATGCTGATCCTCTGTATGTTTAAGTTTTGTAccgttggtcagacaaaacaagacatttgaagacgtcaacTTGGGCTCAAAGAAATTGTgacaggcttttttttctctattttctggcatttttatAGACTTCATGATTAATTTAGGGGAAAAAATAgattaactgataatgaaaataatcactagTTGGAGCCCTACTCCAAAGGCTTCAAGGAGGTGACAAGACACTGTATTATATTGGTGATTATGTTTAAGAAGAATGCGATTTAAATTGGCACAAGTTACAGAGAAACTGCTTTCTCTAACCCATACACATCATTTCCTATTAACAATTTTTAGAATTTTCttcattaatgcatcaataagttAACACTCTGACAAGAGCCATACTTCACAGTGAATACCTTTACTGTTGAAACATTTCATTGCTAAAATGTGGGTAAATTTCTGAATTTTAAATTGGAGTTTTCTATCCAGTGTTGGGGAAGCTACTTTGAAAGCATTGCTTTGCAAGCTACCAATTACTTCACACTGTAAGAAGTTGAACTACAGCAAAGATACCCTAGGGAGACATCTAGTTTGGTTAACTAAAGCTACTTAGAAAAAAGTAGTTCAAACTACTTtgtaaaaaatgatcaaattgatAATGTATATGTGatacaaaattataataaaatataatacatatacgTGCCCACTTGTTCACAGGACATACATAAACcaagaaaataaaataccacactaaaagattttaacctgcacttttttttacaccGTTTGACCGACTTGAGCACTGGTCTAAAAACAAAGGGCCTGTTGTCTTACTCGTCAGTTTTGTAACCTCCGACTTGTACAATCTTAACAACTAAAACAATCTTTAAGTTAAACTAAGTGAAGATGATGACGCCGTCGCTGTGTGCGCACTGAGCAACGCCCAACCTTTTGCACATGCAGGCACTAGCCTACAGAAAGGTCGTTCAAGGTttgttatttgtcatttgtcaattcaTGCAAAGCAGATCactggcaatgaaaatctttggtttcaggttccttcaacaatgctcattaaatatgtaaacATAAAAGGTGAAATCACACAAGCAAAAGTAAAATGAtaattggacattttttaaaaggaaaatgataattggaattttgttaatagtctgtttattgtcaatactgtatatattgctcctatttttatacttccttctatttaaatggttcatattttgttacactttgtttagctctttttttactgtgttagctgatgcatcttgttttttgcactatcccctttgctgctgtacactgcaaactTCCACAcagcaggactaataaaggaatatcttatcttatcttatcttatcttaatctaaggcataaaatagtgcagttgaAATATAAggcttaaatataaacataagtgaGTATAAATTagcaaatttgtaattttgttgaagACAGGTGAAAGGTGAAAGGTCAGGT from Sebastes umbrosus isolate fSebUmb1 chromosome 16, fSebUmb1.pri, whole genome shotgun sequence includes:
- the spred1 gene encoding sprouty-related, EVH1 domain-containing protein 1, whose product is MSEDSTNPNNDDSYARVRAVVMTRDDSSGGWLPLGGGGLSCVTVYKVGRAEDSGSTHSGGSGGSSSNLSPCSSSPSPSPSPSPSPIAVEFHIRGERLKDKLVVLECVLQKDLVYNKVNPIFHHWRINDKKFGLTFQSPADARAFDRGVRRAIEDINQGCRPFGDGDIPEDGLPVCDEPPSICTPMKEPFSPLNNVVSTEPFRGCYVRAQPFDEFPSSNRRYLPPQVSFKTTRHVSFHMDEEEIVRINPRKDVLIRGYEDYRHPVMWKQEADREDMDFPTAFHKLDSKKCEYLFPDGPCGDSHSGPGMGIGTGMGLGLGKDTAIKTQPSPLLKSKKGRRRREDGERSRCIYCREMFNHEDNWRGQCQDAPDPIKQCIYKVSCMLCAESMLYHCMSDSEGDFSDPCSCDTSDEQFCLRWLALVALSFIAPCMCCYLPLRACHHCGEACRCCGGKHKAAG